From the Lolium rigidum isolate FL_2022 chromosome 2, APGP_CSIRO_Lrig_0.1, whole genome shotgun sequence genome, one window contains:
- the LOC124687851 gene encoding cytochrome c oxidase subunit 2 produces the protein MILRSLECRFLTIALCDAAEPWQLGSQDAATPMMQGIIDLHHDIFFFLILILVFVSRMLVRALWHFNEQTNPIPQRIVHGTTIEIIRTIFPSVILLFIAIPSFALLYSMDGVLVDPAITIKAIGHQWYRTYEYSDYNSSDEQSLTFDSYTIPEDDPELGQSRLLEVDNRVVVPAKTHLRMIVTPADVPHSWAVPSSGVKCDAVPGRSNLTSISVQREGVYYGQCSEIRGTNHAFTPIVVEAVTLKDYADWVSNQLILQTN, from the exons ATGATTCTTCGTTCATTAGAATGTCGATTCCTCACAATCGCTCTTTGTGATGCTGCGGAACCATGGCAATTAGGATCTCAAGACGCAGCAACACCTATGATGCAAGGAATCATTGACTTACATCACGATATCTTTTTCTTCCTCATTCTTATTTTGGTTTTCGTATCACGGATGTTGGTTCGCGCTTTATGGCATTTCAACGAGCAAACTAATCCAATCCCGCAAAGGATTGTTCATGGAACTACTATCGAAATTATTCGGACCATATTTCCAAGTGTCATTCTTTTGTTCATTGCTATACCATCGTTTGCTCTGTTATACTCAATGGACGGGGTATTAGTAGATCCAGCCATTACTATAAAAGCTATTGGACATCAATGGTATCGGA CTTATGAGTATTCGGACTATAACAGTTCCGATGAACAGTCACTCACTTTTGACAGTTATACGATTCCAGAAGATGATCCAGAATTGGGTCAATCACGTTTATTAGAAGTTGACAATAGAGTGGTTGTACCAGCCAAAACTCATCTACGTATGATTGTAACACCCGCTGATGTACCTCATAGTTGGGCTGTACCTTCCTCAGGTGTCAAATGTGATGCTGTACCTGGTCGTTCAAATCTTACCTCCATCTCGGTACAACGAGAAGGAGTTTACTATGGTCAGTGCAGTGAGATTCGTGGAACTAATCATGCCTTTACGCCAATCGTCGTAGAAGCAGTGACTTTGAAAGATTATGCGGATTGGGTATCCAATCAATTAATCCTCCAAACCAACTAA